A portion of the Vicinamibacteria bacterium genome contains these proteins:
- a CDS encoding FAD binding domain-containing protein, which translates to MLARGIRSYHRPTRLEEAMSLVAQGAVPLAGGTRLLATSAEVPNIVDLSALDLMGMKTEDEDLVLGSMATLQDAMDSPLAYPATAGLLPTACRAQSASRMIRGMATLGGESVHGDRDSEVVAALLALNAVYIVAHPQESRESPALRFLRNPAEDLVGGGIVQAIVIPGAPDGAALERLAVAPSAPPLLSVAATVTFAGENCSRARIALTGLETRPARVLEAEAYVERTGGDEKALVRCVDQVVARAPFREDGQVSAAYRRRVARVLTLRALRRAVTQARRRSPLEIPRLRPRLSQRAPTTLPYFTSGRIEVTVNGHPLRADVEARTTLLALLRSQGLQGAKLGCETGDCGACAVLLDGRPVNACLKLAVGAQGRSVHTVEGLGRADEPHPLPSAFRDSGAIGCGFCTSAMQLSAKALLDAIPDPDEGEVRDALAGCLCRCTGYVKPVEAVLRAASAGGENAG; encoded by the coding sequence ATGCTGGCCCGAGGCATCCGCAGTTACCATCGGCCCACCCGCCTGGAGGAGGCCATGAGCCTGGTCGCGCAGGGGGCCGTCCCCCTGGCGGGGGGGACGCGCCTGCTCGCCACCAGCGCGGAGGTCCCGAACATCGTGGATCTCTCGGCCCTCGACCTCATGGGCATGAAGACCGAGGATGAGGACCTGGTGCTGGGCTCCATGGCCACCCTGCAGGACGCGATGGACTCCCCCCTCGCCTACCCCGCCACCGCCGGCCTCCTCCCCACCGCCTGCCGCGCGCAGTCCGCCTCGCGCATGATCCGCGGCATGGCCACCCTGGGCGGAGAGTCGGTCCACGGCGACCGTGACTCCGAGGTGGTGGCCGCGCTGCTCGCCTTGAACGCGGTCTACATCGTCGCCCACCCGCAGGAATCGCGCGAGAGCCCGGCCCTGCGCTTCCTGCGCAATCCCGCGGAGGACCTAGTGGGGGGCGGGATCGTACAGGCCATCGTGATTCCGGGCGCCCCGGACGGGGCGGCTCTGGAGCGGCTGGCGGTGGCGCCCTCGGCCCCCCCTCTGCTGTCCGTGGCCGCTACCGTCACCTTCGCGGGCGAGAACTGCTCCCGGGCCCGCATCGCCCTCACCGGCCTCGAGACCCGTCCCGCCCGCGTGCTGGAAGCGGAGGCCTACGTGGAAAGGACGGGCGGCGACGAGAAGGCGCTCGTGCGGTGCGTGGACCAAGTGGTGGCGCGGGCGCCCTTCCGCGAGGATGGCCAGGTGTCCGCCGCCTACCGGCGGCGGGTGGCCCGCGTCCTGACCCTGCGCGCGCTAAGGCGGGCGGTGACCCAGGCCCGCCGGCGTTCCCCCCTCGAGATCCCCCGCCTGCGGCCCCGCCTGTCGCAACGCGCCCCCACCACCCTGCCCTACTTCACGTCGGGGCGCATCGAGGTCACCGTGAACGGCCATCCCTTGCGCGCGGACGTGGAGGCTCGCACCACCCTCCTCGCCCTCCTGCGAAGCCAGGGCCTCCAGGGGGCCAAGCTCGGATGCGAGACCGGGGACTGCGGGGCGTGCGCCGTGCTCTTGGACGGGCGCCCCGTGAACGCCTGCTTGAAGCTGGCCGTGGGGGCCCAGGGCCGGAGCGTCCATACCGTGGAGGGCCTGGGTCGGGCGGACGAGCCGCACCCCTTGCCCTCCGCCTTCCGGGACTCGGGAGCCATTGGTTGCGGCTTCTGCACCAGCGCCATGCAGCTCTCGGCCAAGGCCCTCCTGGATGCGATCCCCGACCCCGACGAGGGCGAGGTGCGGGACGCCCTCGCCGGCTGCCTCTGCCGCTGCACGGGGTACGTCAAACCGGTGGAGGCCGTGCTGCGAGCCGCCTCCGCCGGGGGCGAGAACGCCGGATGA
- a CDS encoding 8-oxoguanine deaminase has product MRTLIHDARLVAPMDDARTRLPEGHVLIEDDRILLVGTGTVPLAGKIDRRIDARGKVVLPGLVNTHHHLPQVLTRNVPRVQEAPLFRWLSELYEVWRGLDAAAVEAAARVGLGELLLTGCTTTSDHLYLFPRGQERLIDAEISAARDLGIRFHPSRGSMSRGKSQGGLPPDDVCEDEETILLDSRRLFREYHDPRPRAMTRIALAPCAPFSVSNDLMRRTAELGREHGLRLHTHLAETRDEERYCQEVYGCRPLEYLRRLGWLGADVWLAHCVHLSPPEVRLLGETGTGVAHCPSSNFRLGSGLAPVRAMLEAGVPVGLGVDGSASNDSSNMLAEARQALLAPRPGADPSRWLTAEEVLWMATRGGARCLGRDDIGSLEPGKAADLILIDTRRLSYAGSGSDVLAALIFSPFPEPVDTVIVNGRIVVERGEVVGLDVPVLVERVEAISQALLRSASRATGRDYFQKG; this is encoded by the coding sequence GTGCGCACCCTCATCCACGACGCGCGCCTGGTCGCGCCCATGGACGACGCGCGGACCCGGCTCCCCGAGGGCCACGTCCTGATCGAGGACGATCGCATCCTCCTCGTCGGAACCGGAACCGTACCCCTGGCGGGCAAGATTGATCGCCGGATCGACGCCCGGGGCAAGGTGGTCCTGCCCGGTCTCGTGAACACCCATCACCACCTCCCGCAGGTTCTCACCCGCAACGTGCCCCGCGTGCAGGAGGCCCCCCTCTTCCGCTGGCTGAGCGAGCTCTACGAGGTCTGGCGGGGCCTGGACGCGGCGGCGGTGGAAGCCGCCGCTCGCGTGGGCCTGGGCGAGCTGCTGCTCACAGGGTGCACCACCACCAGCGACCACCTCTATCTCTTTCCCCGGGGCCAGGAGCGCCTGATCGACGCCGAGATCTCGGCCGCCCGCGACCTCGGCATCCGTTTCCATCCCAGCCGCGGGTCCATGAGCCGGGGGAAGAGCCAGGGCGGCCTTCCCCCCGACGACGTCTGTGAAGACGAGGAGACGATCCTCCTCGACTCTCGGCGGCTCTTCCGCGAGTACCACGACCCTCGCCCGCGTGCCATGACCCGCATCGCCCTCGCCCCCTGCGCGCCCTTCTCGGTGAGCAACGACCTCATGCGGCGCACCGCCGAGCTCGGCCGCGAGCATGGCCTCCGCCTCCACACCCATCTCGCCGAGACCCGGGACGAGGAGCGCTATTGCCAGGAGGTCTACGGCTGCCGGCCCCTGGAGTACTTGCGCCGCCTGGGCTGGCTGGGAGCGGATGTCTGGCTCGCCCATTGCGTGCACCTCTCGCCCCCGGAGGTGCGGCTCCTGGGCGAGACCGGCACCGGCGTCGCCCACTGCCCCTCCTCGAACTTCCGCCTGGGCTCCGGCCTTGCCCCCGTGCGGGCCATGCTCGAGGCGGGGGTTCCGGTGGGACTAGGCGTGGACGGGTCCGCCAGCAACGACAGCTCAAACATGCTGGCCGAGGCCCGCCAGGCCCTGCTCGCCCCCCGCCCGGGGGCCGACCCCTCGCGCTGGCTCACCGCGGAGGAGGTGCTGTGGATGGCCACCCGCGGGGGGGCCCGCTGCCTGGGGCGCGACGACATCGGCAGCCTGGAGCCGGGCAAGGCCGCCGACCTCATCCTCATCGACACCCGCCGGCTTTCCTACGCGGGGTCGGGAAGCGACGTGCTCGCCGCCCTCATCTTCTCGCCCTTCCCCGAGCCCGTAGACACCGTGATCGTGAACGGCCGGATCGTGGTCGAGCGAGGAGAGGTGGTGGGCTTGGACGTGCCCGTCCTCGTAGAACGGGTGGAGGCGATATCTCAAGCCCTGCTGAGGTCCGCCTCCCGAGCCACTGGGCGCGACTACTTCCAGAAAGGCTAG
- a CDS encoding molybdopterin cofactor-binding domain-containing protein produces MTVSLAVGPARFADDILLPGMLYARVLRSPHAHAQIVRLDASPARTLPGVVLVLAAEDLSPPGSAPPILDRTVRFVGDRVAVVAAEDPDVAYRAAEAVRVEYQVLPAVLDPERAGEPEAPLVHEGPGNLAGEVQVEVGNVDRSFAEADRVFEATYRVAPGLAGMLEPHVALTWLDPDRRLIVRTSSAVPFHVRRSLAALLGMPAAGIKVIAPGVGGGFAGKHDLIVEDLCGLVTLRTGRPVRLLHTLEEELTATSARPAQDLTLKTGVKEGRITAIEVRVLENVGARRGSAAEGLRETGRETLGLYRVANARFQGRALRTHLPPGALFPGGAGLFALESHVDEVAAALGEDPLEFRLRNQATPGDKAAIVEALGGAGEIAQGSRLVEAARLGAGAIEWGRRWKPSPGPGPLRRGIGLALARHAPSRSSGERGVAALKMTEDGSFALIVGPAALGAGAERIYREAAARCLGVAVERVVLQASDTDASPFDPGATAPTPQPTERAVQRVAELLLEQIRATAARLLRRDTRDLTVEDGWVRAGDGAAASLAEVALAAIRHGTPVGAEAFHSVADAPPAGVAVFAQVEVDLETGRVRVLKLVEALDVGPVEQPRIVEAQVEGDTLRALGEVLHEQAPTDRMGGRTFRSLRDHLILTAIDAPEIVVLLAGSGPASPLGAKALGGLAACGPAAAIANAVAHATGARVRELPLAPARVVAAIDGMGA; encoded by the coding sequence ATGACGGTCTCCCTCGCCGTCGGTCCCGCCCGCTTCGCCGACGACATCCTCCTCCCGGGCATGCTCTATGCCCGAGTGCTTCGCTCCCCGCACGCGCACGCCCAGATCGTCCGCCTCGACGCCTCCCCCGCGCGCACCCTCCCGGGGGTGGTCCTTGTGCTCGCGGCCGAGGACCTCTCTCCCCCCGGGTCCGCCCCTCCCATCCTGGACCGGACGGTGCGGTTCGTCGGGGACCGGGTAGCGGTGGTGGCGGCGGAGGACCCGGACGTGGCCTACCGCGCCGCCGAGGCCGTCCGCGTCGAGTACCAGGTCCTGCCCGCAGTGCTGGACCCCGAAAGGGCGGGGGAACCGGAAGCGCCGCTGGTCCACGAGGGGCCGGGCAACCTGGCGGGCGAGGTCCAGGTCGAGGTGGGGAACGTCGACCGCTCCTTCGCCGAGGCCGACCGGGTGTTCGAGGCGACGTACCGCGTGGCCCCCGGGTTGGCGGGGATGCTCGAGCCGCACGTCGCCCTCACTTGGCTGGACCCGGACCGGCGGCTCATAGTCCGGACCTCGAGCGCGGTCCCTTTCCACGTGCGGCGGAGCCTGGCCGCCCTCCTGGGCATGCCCGCGGCCGGAATCAAGGTGATTGCCCCCGGAGTGGGGGGCGGTTTCGCAGGCAAGCACGACCTCATCGTGGAAGACCTCTGCGGCCTTGTCACCCTGCGCACGGGACGCCCGGTCCGCCTTCTGCACACGCTCGAGGAAGAGCTCACCGCCACCAGCGCGCGGCCCGCTCAGGACCTGACCCTGAAGACGGGGGTGAAGGAGGGAAGGATCACCGCCATCGAGGTACGGGTCCTGGAGAACGTGGGGGCGCGCCGGGGATCCGCCGCGGAGGGCTTGCGCGAGACGGGGAGGGAGACCCTGGGCCTCTACCGCGTCGCGAATGCTCGTTTCCAGGGCCGGGCTCTCCGCACCCACCTGCCTCCCGGAGCGCTGTTCCCAGGGGGAGCGGGCCTCTTTGCTCTCGAGAGCCACGTGGACGAGGTGGCCGCCGCCCTCGGCGAGGATCCGCTGGAGTTCCGTCTGCGCAACCAGGCCACGCCGGGAGACAAAGCGGCGATCGTGGAGGCGCTCGGGGGGGCGGGCGAGATCGCGCAGGGCTCCCGCCTGGTCGAAGCCGCCCGCTTGGGCGCGGGGGCCATCGAGTGGGGCCGTCGTTGGAAGCCTTCCCCGGGGCCGGGGCCCCTGCGGCGCGGGATCGGCCTCGCCCTCGCCCGCCACGCCCCCTCCCGGTCCAGCGGGGAGCGCGGCGTCGCCGCGCTGAAGATGACCGAGGACGGCTCCTTTGCCCTGATCGTGGGCCCGGCCGCCCTGGGGGCGGGGGCGGAGAGGATCTATCGTGAGGCGGCCGCCCGCTGCTTGGGGGTGGCCGTCGAACGGGTCGTGCTCCAGGCGTCGGACACGGATGCCTCCCCCTTCGACCCGGGCGCGACCGCTCCCACCCCCCAGCCCACGGAACGAGCGGTGCAGCGGGTGGCGGAACTCTTGCTTGAGCAGATCCGCGCCACCGCGGCCCGCTTGCTGCGCCGGGACACCCGGGACCTCACGGTGGAGGACGGATGGGTGCGGGCCGGGGACGGAGCCGCAGCCAGCCTTGCCGAAGTCGCCCTCGCGGCCATCCGTCACGGCACCCCCGTGGGCGCGGAGGCCTTCCACTCCGTGGCCGACGCCCCCCCCGCGGGCGTCGCGGTCTTCGCGCAGGTGGAGGTCGACCTGGAGACGGGGCGGGTGCGGGTGCTGAAGCTGGTCGAAGCCCTGGACGTGGGGCCGGTGGAGCAGCCGCGCATCGTGGAGGCGCAGGTCGAAGGCGACACCCTCCGCGCGCTGGGCGAGGTTCTCCACGAGCAGGCGCCCACGGACCGGATGGGTGGCCGGACGTTCCGATCCCTCCGGGATCACCTGATCCTCACCGCTATCGACGCCCCCGAGATCGTCGTTCTGCTGGCGGGCTCCGGCCCCGCGTCCCCCCTGGGCGCGAAGGCCCTGGGCGGCCTGGCCGCCTGCGGCCCCGCCGCCGCCATCGCCAACGCCGTTGCCCATGCCACCGGCGCTCGAGTGCGCGAGCTTCCTCTCGCCCCCGCTAGGGTGGTGGCCGCAATTGATGGGATGGGGGCATGA
- a CDS encoding formate dehydrogenase subunit gamma, translating into MSASIPNPALDPAVIRARDAEDVAVGDQIVRHRLSSRLIHWSVALAFAVALLTGMPIWTPIFGWMAPLFGGLSVCRWLHPWAGSTFFLASSVMFFRWLSEMVLLPSEKDWFGSKLFAYMRHEAIDDWETGKYNGGQKIFFFAVSLGALGLLASGLILWFPLSFPPWLRELGIVIHEITFILFAVAIILHIYLGTAAEPGTFRSMTRGTVARSWARLHHPRWYREITGDQSRHP; encoded by the coding sequence ATGAGCGCCAGCATTCCGAACCCCGCTCTCGACCCCGCGGTCATCCGGGCCCGCGATGCGGAAGACGTGGCGGTGGGCGACCAGATCGTCCGCCATCGGCTGTCGTCCCGCCTGATCCACTGGTCGGTGGCTCTGGCCTTCGCGGTCGCCCTCCTGACTGGGATGCCCATCTGGACCCCCATCTTCGGCTGGATGGCCCCGCTCTTTGGCGGGCTTTCGGTATGCCGCTGGCTCCACCCGTGGGCGGGCTCGACCTTCTTCTTGGCCTCGAGCGTGATGTTCTTCCGCTGGCTCTCCGAGATGGTTCTTCTCCCCAGCGAGAAGGACTGGTTCGGGTCCAAGCTCTTCGCGTACATGAGGCACGAGGCCATCGACGACTGGGAGACCGGCAAGTACAACGGAGGGCAGAAGATCTTCTTCTTCGCGGTCTCCCTGGGGGCCCTCGGGCTCTTGGCCTCGGGCCTCATCCTGTGGTTCCCGCTGAGCTTTCCCCCATGGTTGAGGGAGCTCGGGATCGTCATCCACGAGATCACCTTCATCCTCTTTGCCGTGGCCATCATCTTGCACATCTACTTGGGGACGGCGGCAGAGCCGGGGACGTTCCGCTCCATGACCCGTGGCACCGTGGCCCGCTCCTGGGCCCGTCTGCACCATCCTCGCTGGTATCGCGAGATCACGGGTGACCAGTCCCGCCACCCCTAG
- a CDS encoding formate dehydrogenase accessory protein FdhE yields the protein MTSPATPREPAEAAFARRAARADELAGSSRAALGPLRFAAGLYRAQATLAAAVASAHRQRPLVGRLQSDLDGFAGALRALLRYAAGAGPPALAEEARSRETEDMGVARARLEACWSGDCATGEDYLSRALLRPYLEVLAGLGIAPDRSQRPGGCPFCAAPPWIAARRSSPDVDGARRFLGCSLCGGEWPVNRVRCPACEEENPARLPSFQTDAHPFVRIEGCETCHRYLKSIDLTVDARSIPEVDDLVSLALDLWAAEQGFQRIEPGLAGV from the coding sequence GTGACCAGTCCCGCCACCCCTAGGGAGCCGGCCGAGGCCGCGTTTGCCCGCCGCGCGGCGCGCGCGGACGAACTCGCGGGCTCGTCCCGCGCCGCCCTTGGCCCGCTGCGCTTCGCGGCCGGCCTCTACCGGGCCCAGGCGACTCTCGCCGCGGCCGTCGCGAGCGCCCACCGGCAGCGGCCCCTCGTGGGGCGGCTCCAGAGCGACTTGGACGGGTTCGCGGGCGCCCTCCGGGCTCTCCTCCGCTACGCCGCAGGAGCGGGTCCCCCCGCCCTGGCCGAGGAAGCGCGCTCGCGGGAAACGGAGGACATGGGAGTGGCGCGGGCTCGGCTTGAAGCCTGCTGGAGCGGCGACTGTGCGACCGGAGAGGACTACCTCTCGCGCGCCCTCCTGCGGCCCTACCTCGAGGTCCTGGCCGGGCTGGGCATCGCGCCCGACCGATCACAGCGCCCGGGAGGCTGTCCGTTCTGCGCGGCTCCCCCCTGGATCGCGGCGCGGCGGTCGAGCCCGGATGTGGACGGGGCCCGTCGCTTCCTGGGCTGCTCCCTCTGCGGAGGAGAGTGGCCCGTCAACCGGGTCCGGTGCCCGGCCTGCGAGGAGGAGAACCCCGCCCGGCTCCCCTCCTTCCAGACCGACGCCCACCCCTTTGTTCGGATCGAGGGCTGCGAGACCTGCCACCGCTACTTGAAGTCGATCGACCTCACGGTGGACGCGCGGTCGATCCCGGAGGTGGACGACCTCGTCTCCCTGGCCCTGGATCTTTGGGCCGCGGAGCAAGGGTTCCAAAGGATCGAGCCGGGCCTGGCCGGCGTCTGA